A stretch of Pyrenophora tritici-repentis strain M4 chromosome 7, whole genome shotgun sequence DNA encodes these proteins:
- a CDS encoding Atrophin-1 multi-domain protein, with amino-acid sequence MHFSTIFAASAMASAAMAAEHIVAVGDKTGNIVFMPETVTAAQGDTVVFHFWPKNHSVVQSTFAKPCEPMADGMWSGFVPTTDTEKAASTSFTYEVKNASAPIWFYCSQGQHCQGGMVGVINPPASGANTIDAYKKAAAAASDNVSPTSKAGTGGKVNENGTATSGSGSSGTQSGSGSMASMSGTPQSTGAASQVGGSVAFAGLTGLFTFFML; translated from the coding sequence ATGCATTTCTCCACCATCTTCGCTGCCTCGGCCATGGCCAGTGCTGCCATGGCAGCCGAGCACATCGTCGCCGTCGGTGACAAGACCGGCAACATCGTCTTCATGCCCGAAACCGTCACTGCTGCCCAGGGTGACACCGTTGTGTTCCACTTCTGGCCCAAGAACCACTCCGTCGTTCAGTCCACCTTTGCCAAGCCATGTGAGCCCATGGCCGACGGCATGTGGTCAGGTTTCGTTCCTACTACGGACACGGAGAAGGCCGCTAGCACCAGCTTCACATACGAAGTCAAGAACGCCTCGGCTCCCATCTGGTTCTACTGCTCCCAGGGCCAGCATTGCCAAGGCGGCATGGTCGGTGTCATCAACCCCCCTGCCTCTGGCGCAAACACCATCGACGCCTACAAGAAGGCTGCCGCTGCCGCCTCCGACAACGTCTCCCCAACATCCAAGGCTGGTACCGGCGGCAAGGTCAACGAGAACGGCACCGCTACCTCGGGCTCGGGCTCATCAGGAACTCAATCCGGATCCGGCAGCATGGCCAGCATGTCCGGCACACCCCAATCAACTGGTGCTGCTTCCCAAGTCGGCGGCAGCGTCGCCTTTGCCGGTCTTACCGGTCTCTTCACCTTCTTCATGCTTTAA
- a CDS encoding Dimer-Tnp-hAT domain containing protein, with translation MPLRNLKRAAEGTPGPHGPHKRAKTAKGSASQPILMDDSQPELSIRTSPRKALAAAASQATEDAPFESQLRDAIPEATIQPPAEGSRAATEATSEAIEGGDDTGFDDEFTDNFDGIDWKRLPRFTKPLRTLKRNKSWVYQYGYRVASLREPHRTFFVCKYCHHRKIFCAYPEVTKSTSNAINHLAQKLLGHGYDRKGKLDSITLPRGQTTLKMMTEGGVDVPQGVANELGNFDVQRFRYAAVTWLVDNNHPLREFETPAFRQMIEFANPEAADALWVSHNSVASFVMRLYRYMEPQVVQMLSSAISKIHISFDGWTTKGGKRGFFGVVAHFADADGTIRDLPIALPQLTGAHTGERIAEVVGNIIDVFGITRSQLGYFVLDNAYANDTAVTKLAQRFEFTASHHRLRCGPHTLNLVGQMIIFGFDKDAYDNDQDEHKTEAAYLQEWRQQGPLGVLIDIINYIQTPQQHDLFADCQRRVNAKAPDQKQEILEPVKPVVTRWNSFHDTFVRAAKLHNAVDEYAQSHIERTMGADAYARSRNNKLTKVPAWMRSNGLTADDWAVITQYISVLEPLKEATKRLEARGKAGRFGAIYEVIPVFEAVLAVYEQLLKNHESVDYNANSAPEDHLPINLRAAWAKLNAYYTKLDESPAYFAATCLHPYYKNYCENSWRDKPSWLEANNAGLKQLWAFYKPQIQRQSRPPVRLSSGINDAINALVNAEPYGIVEVTEMDELERWRRFELRWTQEQFEQGSNPVSYWISLRPKYPNLARMAIDILTIPASSCECERLFSELGDLLEPRRRKIGSQLLAAIQCIRSWRDAGFKPPSDYNSGDVTDAEVAAIYEICKWDSEA, from the coding sequence ATGCCGCTTCGTAACCTAAAACGCGCCGCCGAGGGCACCCCCGGCCCCCACGGCCCCCACAAGCGCGCCAAAACAGCTAAAGGCAGTGCATCGCAGCCTATCCTGATGGACGATTCGCAGCCTGAGCTGTCTATCCGCACCTCGCCACGTAAAGccctagctgctgcagcaaGCCAGGCCACCGAAGACGCGCCGTTCGAGTCGCAGTTGCGCGACGCTATACCAGAAGCTACTATACAACCGCCGGCCGAGGGTAGTAGGGCTGCTACGGAGGCTACAAGTGAGGCTATCGAAGGCGGGGATGATACTGGCTTTGATGACGAGTTTACGgacaactttgacggcattgatTGGAAGCGTTTACCGCGTTTTACGAAGCCGCTGCGTACGTTGAAGCGCAACAAAAGTTGGGTATATCAGTACGGTTACCGCGTTGCCTCTCTCCGTGAGCCTCATCGTACGTTCTTTGtttgcaaatactgccatcATCGTAAGATCTTTTGCGCCTATCCAGAGGTTACAAAGTCGACCAGTAACGCTATCAACCACCTCGCGCAGAAGCTACTTGGCCACGGCTACGATCGCAAGGGCAAACTGGATTCGATTACACTACCGCGAGGCCAAACGACGCTTAAGATGATGACCGAGGGCGGTGTCGATGTACCTCAAGGCGTCGCTAACGAGCTcggaaacttcgacgtacagcGCTTTCGATACGCCGCTGTTACGTGGCTTGTCGACAATAACCACCCTCTCCGCGAGTTCGAAACGCCTGCGTTTAGGCAGATGATAGAGTTTGCCAACCCGGAGGCAGCTGACGCGCTGTGGGTAAGTCACAACAGTGTAGCTAGCTTCGTGATGAGGCTGTATCGCTATATGGAGCCGCAGGTTGTTCAGATGCTCTCGTCGGCTATTAGTAAaatccatataagcttcgatggctggacgacaaaaggcggcaagcgcggcttctttggagttgTTGCTCATTTTGCTGACGCCGACGGCACTATCAGGGACCTACCTAtcgcgctgcctcagcttacgggcgcccacacgggcgagaggatagctgAAGTTGTTGGCAATATAATCGATGTCTTCGGTATAACACGTAGCCAGcttgggtactttgtgctcgacaACGCGTACGCTAATGACACCGCCGTCACCAAACTCGCCCAACGCTTTGAATTTACAGCAAGCCAtcaccgcctccgctgcggccctcacacacTTAACTTAGTCGGACAGATGATTATCTTCGGCTTTGATAAGGACGCGTACGATAATGATCAGGACGAGCACAAAACAGAGGCAGCCTACCTACAAGAATGGCGGCAGCAAGGTCCGCTTGGTGTACTaatcgatatcatcaacTACATCCAAACACCGCAACAACACGATCTTTTTGCCGATTGCCAGCGCCGTGTTAACGCTAAGGCTCCCGACCAAAAGCAGGAAATACTCGAGCCGGTAAAGCCAGTCGTCACGCGCTGGAACAGCTTTCACGACACCTTTGTACGCGCCGCAAAACTCCATAACGCCGTTGATGAGTACGCCCAAAGCCACATCGAAAGGACGATGGGCGCCGACGCGTACGCGCGTAGCCGTAACAATAAGCTCACTAAAGTACCAGCTTGGATGAGATCTAATGGGCTTACGGCTGACGATTGGGCGGTAATAACCCAGTATATATCAGTGTTGGAGCCGCTAAAGGAGGCgacaaaacggcttgaagctCGCGGTAAAGCTGGCCGTTTCGGCGCGATATACGAGGTTATACCTGTCTTCGAAGCTGTACTTGCCGTGTACGAGCAGCTACTTAAAAACCACGAAAGCGTCGACTATAATGCCAATAGCGCGCCAGAAGATCACCTTCCTATCAACCTACGCGCAGCTTGGGCAAAGCTTAACGCGTATTACACTAAGCTCGACGAATCACCCGCATACTTTGCcgctacctgcctccacccatactacaagaactactgtgagaacagctggcgcgacaaaccgaGCTGGCTTGAGGCAAACAACGCTGGGTTGAAACAACTTTGGGCGTTCTATAAGCCGCAAATACAGCGCCAAAGTCGCCCACCAGTGCGGCTCTCAAGTGGTATCAacgacgccatcaacgcgcTCGTTAATGCGGAGCCTTATGGCATTGTTGAGGTGACAGAGATGGATGAGCTGGAGCGTTGGCGACGGTTTGAACTCCGctggacgcaggagcagttcGAACAAGGTAGTAATCCTGTTAGCTATTGGATAAGCCTACGCCCAAAGTATCCTAACCTAGCGCGTATGGCGATCGATATATTAACAATACCAGCCTCAAGTTGTGAGTGCGAGCGGCTGTTCAGCGAGCTCGGTGATTTATTAGAGCCAAGGCGACGCAAAATTGGGTCACAACTGCTTGCAGCAATACAGTGTATACGAAGCTGGCGCGACGCTGGCTTTAAGCCTCCATCTGATTACAACTCAGGCGATGTAACTGACGCTGAGGTAGCTGCAATATACGAAATATGCAAGTGGGACAGCGAAGCTTAG
- a CDS encoding Cerato-platanin multi-domain protein yields the protein MASAITVSYDTGYDDASRSLNVVSCSDGPNGLITRYGWQTQGAIKGFPHIGGYQGIPGWNSNQCGTCYGVTYNGKTIYVLAIDHTGAGFNLAKGAMDELTNNQAASLGRIDAQYSQVALSNCGL from the coding sequence ATGGCTTCCGCTATTACCGTCAGCTACGACACTGGCTACGATGACGCCAGCCGCTCCCTGAACGTTGTCTCCTGCTCAGACGGCCCCAACGGTCTCATCACCCGCTACGGCTGGCAGACACAGGGAGCCATCAAGGGCTTCCCTCACATCGGTGGATACCAAGGCATTCCCGGCTGGAACAGCAACCAGTGCGGTACCTGCTACGGCGTCACCTACAACGGCAAGACCATCTACGTCCTCGCCATCGACCACACCGGCGCTGGCTTCAACCTCGCCAAGGGTGCTATGGACGAGCTCACCAACAACCAGGCCGCTTCCCTCGGCCGCATCGACGCTCAGTACTCTCAGGTCGCTCTCAGCAACTGCGGTCTCTAA
- a CDS encoding Ecl1 multi-domain protein, translated as MAVSFLNYCTVCEKQIIVPSNSVLYCSESCKKKDSEKSLTYSFDHYSPPTTPFTNFSFDDFAFRDIVPQRSPTQPESKRSSCAFSDMSSDDNTNEHYLRSNSEASNYLRKFQSSIYSSEAAARPYRPRYQRSSTSQFSFSAAPSLSHTPASSVSYSLPYTPATTRPLPPRTKPSHSSSYGAKSIDLVTPVTAPSSPNNSSPKKSYSHKSSPSMTSTSTSTIEGEIVYAKSPVPEPSFASGSLGRLLASTPR; from the exons ATGGCCGTAAGCTTCTTGAACTACTG CACTGTTTGCGAGAAGCAAATTATTGTCCCTAGTAATTCTGTCCTCTACTGCTCAGAAAG CTGCAAGAAGAAGGACAGCGAGAAGAGCCTTACCTATTCTTTCGACCACTACTCACCGCCTACAACCCCCTTCACCAACTTCTCTTTTGACGATTTCGCCTTCCGTGACATTGTACCCCAGCGATCGCCCACTCAACCAGAGTCAAAGCGATCATCATGTGCTTTCTCCGACATGTCGTCGGACGATAACACCAACGAACACTATCTGCGCTCCAACTCGGAAGCTTCAAATTATCTTCGCAAGTTCCAGTCATCCATCTACTCATCCGAGGCTGCTGCACGACCTTACCGACCCCGGTATCAGCGTTCGTCCACCTCGCAGTTTAGCTTTAGCGCTGCCCCATCGCTGTCGCATACCCCCGCGTCGTCAGTAAGCTACTCGCTTCCATACACGCCTGCCACTACGCGACCTCTTCCGCCAAGGACCAAGCCGTCACATAGTTCTTCGTATGGCGCCAAGTCGATTGATCTTGTTACACCTGTGACGGCTCCATCAAGTCCAAACAACTCAAGTCCCAAGAAGTCGTATTCACATAAGTCGTCGCCTTCCATGACAAGCACTTCGACAAGTACCATTGAAGGCGAGATCGTCTATGCAAAGTCGCCCGTCCCTGAGCCTTCATTCGCTAGTGGAAGTCTCGGTCGACTACTTGCTTCAACACCCCGTTAG
- a CDS encoding Qor, NADPH:quinone reductase and related Zn-dependent oxidoreductase yields the protein MDSIGEYLTRGFLEASYGFVILWVIKNHAVAVNPVDWKIQDYGLFLKTYPYICGVDVAGEVHEVGEGVTHVKPGDRVLGHAFSLVTNNPAHGGFQLYTACNALVVAKIPSSMSFAEASVLPLAISTAATCLFKKETLALPLPSSNPPSTNKSVLVWGGSSSVGAVAIQLAVGAGIKVVSVASKHNLENLKSLGATAAFDYKDPNVTQDIIAALEGTEFAGVCDAIGTPEAVAAWTPVYKKLGGRYGSVLPTDNGMPEGIQGESVFAVSVALADKYIGDVVWAQWVPEALEKGTLKPVPEPLVVGKGLEAVQKGYDEQKKGVSFRKVVIEL from the exons ATGGACAGTATCGGCGAGTACTTGACGCGAGGCTTTCTGGAAGCATCTTATGGGTTTGTAATACTTTGGG TGATTAAGAACCATGCCGTCGCTGTCAACCCAGTAGACT GGAAGATTCAGGATTATGGCCTTTTCCTAAAAACGTACCCCTACATCTGTGGAGTCGACGTTGCGGGTGAAGTCCACGAAGTGGGTGAGGGCGTCACGCACGTCAAGCCCGGAGACAGAGTATTAGG CCATGCCTTTTCCCTCGTAACCAACAACCCAGCTCACGGTGGCTTCCAACTCTACACCGCGTGCAACGCCCTCGTTGTTGCAAAGATTCCGTCAAGTATGTCCTTCGCAGAAGCATCAGTCCTCCCTCTCGCAATCTCAACCGCAGCCACCTGCCTCTTCAAGAAAGAGACACTCGCCCTACCCTTACCGTCCTCCAACCCCCCTTCAACCAACAAATCAGTCTTGGTATGGGGCGGCTCGAGCAGCGTGGGCGCAGTAGCAATCCAACTAGCCGTAGGCGCAGGCATCAAAGTCGTCAGCGTAGCAAGCAAGCACAACCTCGAGAACCTCAAGAGCCTAGGCGCAACAGCGGCTTTCGATTACAAAGACCCCAACGTCACCCAAGACATCATTGCTGCACTCGAGGGCACAGAGTTTGCGGGTGTGTGTGATGCCATCGGTACTCCCGAGGCTGTTGCCGCCTGGACACCCGTATACAAGAAGCTTGGTGGTCGCTATGGCTCGGTGCTGCCGACGGACAATGGTATGCCCGAGGGGATTCAGGGCGAGAGTGTTTTTGCGGTAAGCGTCGCGCTTGCGGATAAGTACATTGGCGATGTTGTGTGGGCGCAATGGGTGCCTGAGGCGCTGGAGAAGGGGACGCTGAAGCCTGTGCCAGAGCCGCTGGTCGTGGGCAAGGGATTGGAGGCTGTGCAGAAGGGGTATGATGAGCAGAAGAAGGGGGTTAGCTTCCGCAAGGTTGTTATTGAGCTATAG